TCTCTGGCGCCATGGGCTTCTTGCCGGTGACGAGCTCCAGAATGACCACGCCGAAGCTATACACGTCGCTCTTCTCGGTAACATGGAGGGTGTAGGCATACTCTGCAATGCACAAAGGAATAATCACACACACGATCCTTTCTAAAATACTACTCGaaatgatcttatattatgggacggagggggtGCAAGGTTTTAGCAGTGCCACCGCCCACCAGTGCACAAGAACAAAGTTACCACATAATTATGCAGAAAATGTCATGCAAATGAACAAGGGAAAAACTGAAGTTAGGAAACAGCAACCTTGTACAATCATATAGCAGTATAAAGCATGCAACATTTTTATGACGTTTTAAACATGCTAGAAGCAAATCAGGCATCAAGAACTCACCAGGAGCAATGTAACCACAGGAGCCAGCGATGACCGACATGGTGGCCGGCCCATTCTCAATGGTCTTTGCAACACCAAAGTCCGCAACCTTTGCGCCGAACTCAGCATCGAGCAAAATGTTGTTCGACTTCACGTCCCGGTGGACGATCGGGGGCACGCAGTCATGGTGCAAGTAGGAGAGGCCCTCGGCGGCGTGGACTGTGATCTTATACCTCGTTGGCCAATCCAAGATGCCGGCTTTGGCACTGTGGAGCAGGTCCCCCAGGCTGCCATTCGGCATGTACTCGTAGACGAGCAACCGGCAGGTGCCGTTGGTCACGCAGCAGAAGAGCTTGACGATGTTCTTGTGCCTGACATTGCTCAATGTGGCCACCTCAGCCTCAAAAGTATCGTTCCTCTTCTTCTTGCTTTCGACATCGCTTGCCCAGAGCTTCTTGACAGCAATGGCCTCACTGCTGGGTCCAACTACCACCTTGTATACTCTCCCTGCCGCACCCTTGCCGATCACATTGTTCTCGTCGAGGCTGTTCACTATGTCCATCTCACTGAACTCCACCTTGTGGAAGGACGTGAGGTCCCAACTTGACTTCTCAGCACTGATCTCAGCGGCACGCTTCTTGTAGCTTCTGTACTTGTAGGTGAACCATGCTAAACCCATGAGCAGGACGATCGCGGATGCGGCGAGGAGGGAGACGATCAGGTGGACTCTGGCGGCCGGGATGGCACCGGGGTCGTCGTTGCCTGCGCATATCCCATGGCACAGGCCGGGATTACCCAAGAAGCTCTGCTGGTACGTGGCAGTGGCACTGAAGAACAGAGGCAGAGGTCCACTGAGCTTGTTATACGACAGGTTGAAAGCAGAGAGCACGAGGTTCTGCAGTTGCACGGGCACCTCGCCGGAGAGCTCGTTCTCCGACAAATCCAGCGAGTTCATCCGGTGGATTTCCCCAAGCTCTGGAGGGATCATCCCGGCGAGGTGGTTGTGCGAAAGGTTCAGCACTGTCAGCTGCTTCAGCTGTCCAATCTCCCGTGGGATCTCCCCGGAGAGGGAATTGTTGCTCAGGTCGAGCTGGGAAAGCTCAGAAAGCTCGACGAGCGACGGCGGCACCGGACCGGAGAAGTTGTTGTCTGATGCAAGAAGCCTTCGCAGCAAGgacaaattccccagctcggctGGCAGAACGCCGGTGAACTGGTTGCCCTGTATGAGCAGGTCGAACAGGTTCTTGGCACCGCCAATGGCAGGATCGACCGTGCCGGACAGAGCGTTGGAACGAAGCTCGAGCATCTGGACAAGGGGCAGTGCCCAGAATTCCGGCGGCACGGAGCCAGAGAGGCGGTTGTTCTGCAGCCGGACCCTCGTCAGCGTCCGGCATTGCCCCAATTCCGCCGGAATGGCGCCCTCGAACTGGTTGTCCAGCAGCATGAGCTGCGTCAGCTTCCCTGAAGCGCACAGCGTCGCCGGGATTGGTCCCGACATACGGTTGTCCGACATGTCCAGGAACCCGAGAGGACAATGCTTCCCGAACTCCGGCGGGAACGGCCCCTCGATCTGGTTGCCGAACATCCTTAGATCGGCAAGACGGGTCGCCGCCCCCAGCGACGCCGGCAAGCGCCCCGTCAGGTTGTTCTGGTAAATGTGCACGCTCTCCAGGCTTGGCGCGGCGAAAATGTCCTCCGGTATCTCGCCGGTTAGCCGGTTCATGGAGATGTCCAAGAACTGGAGCTGCTTGAGACCCCCCAGCCCCTCCGGTATCCTCCCGGAGAGCTGGTTCTTGTAGAGCTCCATCTGGACCAGAGAACTCAAATTCGCAATGCTTCTGGGTATCTCGCCGGAGAGGGCGTTCATCGAGAGGTCCAGATTGACGAGATTCCCGAGGTTTGCGATGGAAGAAGGGATTTCACCGCTCAGGGAGCAGTTGGCGAGAAACAGCTCGCGGAGGTCGGCGAGGTCGCCGAGCTTCTCCCGCAACGGCGACGGTGTGAAGGCGTTGTAGGCTAGCAGGAGCTCCTGGAGGGTGCTGATGTTGGCCAGGAACCAGGGGAACTCGCCGGAGATGGAGTTCTGGACCAGGTTGAGCACGACGAGCGACCGGAAGCCGTAGCCGTAAGccggcgggacctcgccggagaaGCCGTTCCCAGCGAGGGTGAGGTTCAAGAGTGCCGGgagggcggcgaggcaggcgggcAGAGGGCCCACCAGGTCGTTCTGGGAGAGGTCGAGGTGCTGCAGGGACCTCAAAGAGCAAAACGAGGCCGGGAAGccgccggcgagggagagcttgccgaGGTAGAGCCCGGCGACGGCGGTGGATTTCCCGGCGCACAGCACGTGCGGCCACGCGCAGAGGGAATGGCTGGACCCGGCCTCCCAGATGGAGAGGGCGCCGGCGGGGTCAGAGAGCACAGCCTTGGCGGCGAGGAGGTAACTGGAGTCGTCGGAGGCGACGATTGGGAGTGGGTGTAGAACTAGGAGACCgacgaggggaaggaggaggagaaggaggcggtggagcGCGGCCATGGTTGTGGGCTTGGTGGGTGGAGAGAGTGGGGAGTGTGGGCGGAGGGGTTTTAAGGAGGGAGTTACAGGATTGGAAGGCTCCCTGGTTTTGTCAGCGCATTGTAGTAGTGAGATCATTTGGGAGGGAGAGTGGATCTTGGCTAAGGGTACCAAATGAGGTACCAGGCATGCCATCGCCGGAGGGGAGGAGTTGGTATGGAGCCGAGCCCCCGAGTCGAACGTTGCCGCGAAGGGCGAAGCATGTGGTGTCATGCACACTTTGACATGCGTTTCTCAAATTAGGTAACGCGTGTCGGAGGGGGTTCATGCCATTGGTTAGCTTGAACTCCTTGTGAGCCAAGGTATTTTGTCGTGTTTAAGTGGAATTGAGTAACATGTATGGGAGGCAATCTTAAATGCCTCTGTTCCAAGGAAATGGGGAGCAAAAAGAGGTTGTGCCATTGGTTGGCTTCAACTCTTCGTGAGTCATTGCGTTTTATTGCGTTCAGATGGTGCCAAATGCGCACACCATTGGCTTGCCGTTATGAAGAGATATGTGTTGGCCATATGCTTCGGCTTTGAGTATCTTTAAAGAACCAAGAAAGTTATCAGACATATTGGTTGACAAAAGTTGAGCTGCATGGACATGTCAAAATGACAATGGTTATTATATCCATCTAGATATTTCTTAAATAGGTATTCTACGCTACAATGGCCATCATATGGTGACTATATTATCACACAATATTTCAAAATAAGCTAAGAATACATATGAATTAAGTCATTTTTTTCTCGTATTTGTCTCGAATTGAGTAACATCATCGGATGCGATCATGCCACTGGCTGGGTCAGCTTATCTTGTTGTGTTCGGATCGTGCCAAATGCTATTGTACATCAACTAGCCATTACTGAGATTATATGTGTTGGCGCTTTGGATAACTTCTTTTGAAGAATCAAAACAAAGTTATCGATAGACCAATTGAGGCCACAAAGTTGAGTTCTACAAACATGTCAAAATGACGGCATTCAAGTTATTTTCCAGCCATATACTCCTCAAATAGATCTACTACGCTGCACTAAAAGTACCATCATATACTAGCTATTTTATCTTACAATATATCAAAAAAAGCTAATAAAAATTAAAAAatcatttttctcctttttagTTGTCATGCTCAAATCATATTGAAGTGGACATATTGATGCACACCGGTTAATGATATGATTTGTGTTTGTAATGTGATCACcgaatttggagttatttgaataAACAAAATAAACATAACTACTAAAATATATTACCTTGGAGAAAACATAGGACACGGAAAAATTACAATAGTTGACAAAATTTCACCAAATTATTTCTCAGATGCGGAGTTTGTGCCACCACTTTTCTTGTAAAGCTTAATACAAT
This window of the Triticum aestivum cultivar Chinese Spring chromosome 5D, IWGSC CS RefSeq v2.1, whole genome shotgun sequence genome carries:
- the LOC123121277 gene encoding receptor-like protein kinase HSL1 — protein: MAALHRLLLLLLPLVGLLVLHPLPIVASDDSSYLLAAKAVLSDPAGALSIWEAGSSHSLCAWPHVLCAGKSTAVAGLYLGKLSLAGGFPASFCSLRSLQHLDLSQNDLVGPLPACLAALPALLNLTLAGNGFSGEVPPAYGYGFRSLVVLNLVQNSISGEFPWFLANISTLQELLLAYNAFTPSPLREKLGDLADLRELFLANCSLSGEIPSSIANLGNLVNLDLSMNALSGEIPRSIANLSSLVQMELYKNQLSGRIPEGLGGLKQLQFLDISMNRLTGEIPEDIFAAPSLESVHIYQNNLTGRLPASLGAATRLADLRMFGNQIEGPFPPEFGKHCPLGFLDMSDNRMSGPIPATLCASGKLTQLMLLDNQFEGAIPAELGQCRTLTRVRLQNNRLSGSVPPEFWALPLVQMLELRSNALSGTVDPAIGGAKNLFDLLIQGNQFTGVLPAELGNLSLLRRLLASDNNFSGPVPPSLVELSELSQLDLSNNSLSGEIPREIGQLKQLTVLNLSHNHLAGMIPPELGEIHRMNSLDLSENELSGEVPVQLQNLVLSAFNLSYNKLSGPLPLFFSATATYQQSFLGNPGLCHGICAGNDDPGAIPAARVHLIVSLLAASAIVLLMGLAWFTYKYRSYKKRAAEISAEKSSWDLTSFHKVEFSEMDIVNSLDENNVIGKGAAGRVYKVVVGPSSEAIAVKKLWASDVESKKKRNDTFEAEVATLSNVRHKNIVKLFCCVTNGTCRLLVYEYMPNGSLGDLLHSAKAGILDWPTRYKITVHAAEGLSYLHHDCVPPIVHRDVKSNNILLDAEFGAKVADFGVAKTIENGPATMSVIAGSCGYIAPEYAYTLHVTEKSDVYSFGVVILELVTGKKPMAPEIGEKHLVVWVCDNVDQHGAESVLDHRLVGQFHDEMCKVLNIGLLCVNTVPSKRPPMRAVVKMLQEVAGESKPKAKKEVAPAL